The genomic region TATCTTTTAAAGACAAAATACGAGCTTATCGGCTCAAAGATTCTGAAAATATTAGCCCAAAAATGCGCGGAATATTTTTTTGCAAAAATTTTAGGGGATTTGCAAACTGACAATCAACGCAGCAGAATCCAGCAATTTAAGCGGAGTGTGGATTCTGATATTTTCCATAACTTCTCAAATAAGATTTTTGCTATTAGTGTAGATGATAATTTAGAACGTTTTTACTCGCATACAGCAATCATCACAAGGGCTTTTTGCAAGGCTTCAAAAGGTGTGTTTATCCCACAATATAGCAAGCTTATCGCTACAAATCGCGTCAATTACGCTGGCAAAAACCTAGAATATCGCTTAAACAATCCTAGAAATTTTATCTACGAAGGCGCGCGGGGCGATGCGGTGCTCATTGATGATATTATCACCACGGGACTAAGTCTCACTCAAGCGCACGAATGCCTTGCAAAAAATGGTGTAAATGTGCTTTTCGCCCTCACACTCGCCGATGCGAGGTATTAGTTTTTGGGAATTTAAAGGAATATAAGTTGCGCATCAGAGCAACACTTATTTTTTGCATACAAGATTCTAAAATCTACAAACAACACGAGAGAATCTAAGATTCCAATCAACCAAAAAAACACCAAATATACACACGAGTAGAGGTGAAGTGGGATTTGACTTCCGCGAGATGATACACAAAATAAATTCTATTAAAATTCTGTTTTTACAAATAAAAAAGTAGAGCGAGCCTTGCCCGCCCTTAATTATGGATTTAGAATTAATCTTGTTGCTTGCGAATATAAGAAGGTGTGTCAAGGTTGCTTCTATCATAAGTATTGCTTGAGAAAAGCGTGCTTTCCCCGCCACTTACACGCATTGATGAAACAGGCGCTACGGAAGTCATATTGAGATTCTTATTTTCCGGTCCATCGGTGATTTCATCTTGGAATCCTGTCGCGATGATTGTGATACGCGCCGCATCAATAGGGAGACTCTCATCATAATAGCTACCAAAAACGAAATCCGTCTCGTCTGTCTCATACGCGAGCATATCTGAACGCGCCGCATCGACTTCCTTATAAGGATAGTCAGGGTGGGCTTCTAAGCATACAATGAGCCCTGTCGCGCCATGTATGTTAATATTGCCGAGCATTGGGGAACTTAGAGCTTTATTTAGCGCATTTTTTGCCGCATCCTCGCCTATATGCTCGCCAACACTCATAATTGAAAGCCCCTTGTTTTCCATAGCTGTTCTCACATCAGCAAAATCCACATTTGTATCATCTGCCCCACCACCAAGGATAATGTTTGAAAGCCCTATCACAGCATTTGCAAGCACATCATTTACCATATTCATCGCTTCGCGTTGCCCATCTTTATTGCCGATAGTTTTTACCATTCTATCATTAAGCACCACGATGATACAATCGCTTTCCTCGCGCAATTTTTTCAAGCCTTCTTCTGCGATTCTCGCGCGCTTTCTACCTTCAGACTGAAAAGGCTTAGTGACAATAGAAACCGCAAGCGCATTATTTTCTTTCACCGCTTTTGCAATCAGTGGCGCAGCGCCCGTGCCTGTGCCACCACCTAATCCCGCCGCGATAAAGACGATATCAAAACCACTTAGCGCCTCTTTTATCTCTTCATAGCTTTCAATGGCTGCTTGCTCGCCGATTTCTGGCTTCGCACCCGCACCTAAGCCTTTTGTGAGCTTTTTACCAAGCTGGAGTTTGCGCTTTGCACTATTTTTAGAGAGGTGTTGCGCGTCGGTATTTGCTGCGAAAATTGTGATTCCATCTTTTGTGTTTTTACGCACGAGGTAGTTTATCGTATTGCTCCCGCCACCACCTACGCCAATAGCCGCAATCCTCGCGCCCCTGCATTCATTGTAACTAATATCATCGCCGAGTTCTTGAATGTTTAAATCTTTTATTTCTTCCATGAATGTTTCCTTGTCTTAAAATAGTTCGCTAAGCCATTTATAAAAGCGTCTGAAGTAGTTGCCAACGCCATTAGCTCGGGAATTGGAGGTCAAATCGTCAGAATCCTTTTTCTTTTTAGGAATAATTTGCTCTTTTATTTGCAGATTCTGCACGTCTGCTTTTTCTTTTGTGGTATCAACTTCTTGAATAGCACGTTGAGATTTTTTAAATTTCACCTCATTATTTACACCCACTTCATAATTTGTAAAGCCCCCCGCTGCGTGCAATATAAGCCCAATAATCGTGGCACTTTCCGCGCCTTGAAGTTTATCTGTAATACCATCAAGCGTTTTTGGCAAAGCCACGCGCACAGAAAGCTGATTATTCCCCGATGGATTGTAAAATTTCCCATTTTGATTGACATACTGCTCAAAGTTTTTAAGCTTCACCATACCTCCGGTTAACACAATCCCAGATGTGAGGATATTCCCAAGCGCGCTTTTTTCTAAAATATCACCCAAAAGTTCCAAAGTCTCATCCACGCGGGCTTTTATAATGCTATAAATATTTTGCAAAGGGATTGGTTGTTTTTCAGAATTCCCCTTAATTGGTGCATTCAAACCCTTATCCTTATCCTCTTGTGTGAAAACGAGATTCCCATATTTTGTTTTAATCTCTTCGCTTATACTTAAAGGCAGATTAAATACCTGCGCCAAATCAAGCGTGACATTGTTTGAGCCGACATTGAGATAATCGCTATAACACATTGATTGTCCATTGTGAATCATAATATCACACAGCCCCCCACCCATATCAATGCACGCCACACCACCTTTGCGCTCATCATCGCTTAAGGTCGAGATTGAAGATGCATACGAGCTTACGACAATATCGCTAATTTCAATTTCACAATTTTTGATAACTTTTTTAAGATTTTCCAAATGCGACTT from Helicobacter himalayensis harbors:
- the ftsZ gene encoding cell division protein FtsZ, whose amino-acid sequence is MEEIKDLNIQELGDDISYNECRGARIAAIGVGGGGSNTINYLVRKNTKDGITIFAANTDAQHLSKNSAKRKLQLGKKLTKGLGAGAKPEIGEQAAIESYEEIKEALSGFDIVFIAAGLGGGTGTGAAPLIAKAVKENNALAVSIVTKPFQSEGRKRARIAEEGLKKLREESDCIIVVLNDRMVKTIGNKDGQREAMNMVNDVLANAVIGLSNIILGGGADDTNVDFADVRTAMENKGLSIMSVGEHIGEDAAKNALNKALSSPMLGNINIHGATGLIVCLEAHPDYPYKEVDAARSDMLAYETDETDFVFGSYYDESLPIDAARITIIATGFQDEITDGPENKNLNMTSVAPVSSMRVSGGESTLFSSNTYDRSNLDTPSYIRKQQD
- the ftsA gene encoding cell division protein FtsA, with product MAKTPILAIDIGSSKICAVIAEIKQDGELCVLGVGIRESQGVKKGMINNIDHASLATRAAIAEATTMAGIEVKKAIISIPNNYTINADSKGAVNLPHGEVRLTDIQRAMQTAIHYNPVPQDHQLIHALPYKFIVDDMQVAIEDPINMSARRLDCRVFMVMAKKSHLENLKKVIKNCEIEISDIVVSSYASSISTLSDDERKGGVACIDMGGGLCDIMIHNGQSMCYSDYLNVGSNNVTLDLAQVFNLPLSISEEIKTKYGNLVFTQEDKDKGLNAPIKGNSEKQPIPLQNIYSIIKARVDETLELLGDILEKSALGNILTSGIVLTGGMVKLKNFEQYVNQNGKFYNPSGNNQLSVRVALPKTLDGITDKLQGAESATIIGLILHAAGGFTNYEVGVNNEVKFKKSQRAIQEVDTTKEKADVQNLQIKEQIIPKKKKDSDDLTSNSRANGVGNYFRRFYKWLSELF